A genomic segment from Nicotiana tabacum cultivar K326 chromosome 7, ASM71507v2, whole genome shotgun sequence encodes:
- the LOC142162274 gene encoding uncharacterized protein LOC142162274: MFLDILKQVQINIPLVDLLQKVPKYVKYIKDIVANKRRQTEFETVALIEECSSRIQRKLPQKLKDPDSFTIQILIGKHAVGRSLYDLGASINLMPLSVFRQLGLGVIEDVLVQVGSFICPTDFIILDYEPDQEVPFILGRPFLAMGRAIINVCERKMTMRVGDRVKVFNVYKALSLTNTQEDKLLRVLRKHTKAIGWTIADIKGISPLVCMHKIFLEDGHRPNVELQRRLNPIMKEVVKKEEGIMLGHKVSRSGIEVDKTKVEAVEKLPPLILVKGVRSFLGHAGFYRRFIKDFSKIANPLCWLLEKDVTFNFDDACLMEFEKLKKKLVSALIIMAPDWSLPFELMCDASDHGFDVEIRDQKGTKNQVDDHLSKLENHDHVEEGGQIKEVFPDEQLFAITQDPHPWYADYVNYLVSEVLPPEIESEARKRFLHDVNFYYWDKPYLYKQCADQLMRRCILENGVELVLYDCHASPYGSHHGGDRTAAKVL; the protein is encoded by the exons ATGTTTCTTGATATTTTGAAGCAGGTGCAAATTAATATTCCATTGGTTGACCTATTACAAAAAGTGCCCAAATATGTAAAGTACATCAAGGACATAGTGGCAAACAAAAGAAGGCAGACCGAGTTCGAAACTGTGGCACTCATTGAGGAGTGTAGCTCAAGAATTCAAAGAAAGTTACCTCAGAAGTTGAAGGATCCAGATAGTTTCACTATCCAAATCTTGATTGGTAAACATGCAGTTGGGAGATCCTTGTATGATCTTGGAGCGAGCATCAATTTGATGCCGCTATCTGTGTTCAGACAATTGGGTTTGG GAGTAATTGAAGATGTGCTAGTTCAAGTGGGGTCTTTCATATGCCCTACTGATTTCATTATCCTGGACTACGAGCCTGATCAGGAAGTCCCATTTATTTTGGGGCGTCCATTCTTAGCCATGGGCCGAGCTATTATTAATGTTTGCGAAAGAAAGATGACGATGAGAGTAGGGGATCGAGTGAAGGTATTCAATGTTTATAAAGCACTCAG CTTGACTAACACTCAAGAAGACAAATTGCTCAGAGTACTCCGCAAGCATAcaaaggctattgggtggactatTGCTGACATCAAGGGAATTAGTCCATTggtttgcatgcataaaatcttcTTGGAGGATGGACACCGCCCTAACGTGGAGCTGCAAAGGAGGTTAAATCCCATTATgaaagaagttgtgaaaaaagaa GAAGGCATCATGTTGGGTCACAAAGTGTCAAGGAGCggcattgaagttgataagaCAAAGGTGGAGGCagttgaaaaattacctccacttATTTTAGTTAAGGgtgtccggagtttcttgggacacgCGGGATTCTATCGGCGCTTTAttaaagatttttctaaaattgctAATCCTTTGTGCTGGTTGCTTGAAAAAGATGTAACTTTCAACTTTGATGATGCATGCCTCATGGAATTCGAAAAACTCAAAAAGAAGTTGGTGTCTGCTCTCATTATTATGGCACCTGATTGGTCCTTACCATTTGAACTtatgtgtgatgcgagtgacCAT GGATTTGATGTAGAAATACGAGATCAGAAAGGAACAAAGAACCAAGTAGATGACCATCTATCAAAGCTGGAAAATCACGACCACGTGGAGGAGGGTGGCCAAATTAAAGAAGTCTTTCCTGATGAGCAACTTTTTGCTATCACCCAAGACCCTCACCCATGGTACGCAGATTATgtgaattatcttgtgagtgaGGTACTTCCTCCTGAAATTGAATCTGAAGCTAGAAAGAGGTTTCTACATGATGTGAACTTCTACTATTGGGATAAACCATATTTGTACAAGC